DNA sequence from the Pedobacter schmidteae genome:
GAGAGCTGAACTACACTACCGGAAGTTATGGTCTGAACCGCATATCGGCTGATGTATATGGTCCGGTTAATAAAGATAAAAAACTATTGTTCAGGATGTCTGCCGCCTATCAAAACCAGAACAGTTTTCAGGATGCAGGTTTCAAAAAAACCGTTTTTGCTGCTCCTGCATTTGAATATAGGGTAAATGAAAAGCTGACACTGAACTTAAATGCCAGTTTCTATGAATCGAAAGGGACAAGTACCCCATCAATTTTTTTAAACCGGGCACGTAAGTTTATTGCAACCACGCCAGAGGAGCTAAATTATGACTGGCAACGCTCTTTTACCAGCAATGATATTGTGATGAGAAATCCTACGGTTAATGTGCGTGGACAAATTACTTATAAAATATCTGATCAATGGACTTCACAAACCATTTATTCGAGCAATAGCCGTAAATCTGATGGATTTTACCAATACCAATTTATCAGGGGTGCTGCCTCGGACGAAATGCTGGAACGTAACGTCTCCCTACAAAATACGGTAAATACGGCCACAAATATTCAGCAAAATTTTGTGGGTGATTTTAAGATTGTCGGACTGCGCAACAGATTGGTTGTGGGACTGGATTATTTAAACCAGACGATAAATAATAACAACTCACCCTACCTGGTATTTGACAACACCAGCGGTATCACAGGTGATGCCAATTACACAAGAATTTCGCGTCTGGCAATAGAAGCAGGATTGGATAGCCTGGCCAGACTTTATAAACAGGATCCTAAGAAATACAACTTTCCTCCGACAAAAAACAATACTAAAAGCAATATTTATAGTGCATATGCTTCCAATGTGTTAAATGTTACAGACAAGTTAGCTGCAATGCTTAGCCTACGAATAGATCGCTTTGAAAACCGTGGTACTAATAACCAAATCACGAATACATTGGTTTTAAACAGTTCATATATGCAAACGGCTATATCGCCCAAGTTTGGAGTGGTATATCAGGTTTTGAAGGACAAAGTTTCGGTTTTTGGTAATTACATGAATGGTTTTGCGTACGTGCAACCGGTTACACAGCCTGATGGTTCTTCTGGAACTTTTAAACCTCAACAGGCAAATCAGTTTGAGGCGGGAGTTAAAATGGAATTGTTTGAAGGTAAACTGAGTTTTACTGCCAGCGCTTACGACATTTCTGTAAAGAACATGACTCGCTCAGAGCAGATTACGGTGGGTGGAACAAATTATAACATTACTGTACAAAACGGCACCCAAAAAAGCAAAGGCGTTGAATTGGAATTGATCACCAATCCTATTGAAGGACTGAATATTATTGCCGGTTATAGTTATAACGATAGTAAACTGGTTAAAGCAACTACGCAAACTGAAGGACGCAGACCACCGTCGGCAGGACCTGCATTATTGATGAATTCCTGGATTAGTTATGCTATTCCGCATGGCGAACTGAAGGGATTGGGATTGGGTACCGGTATCAATTATATTGGTGAACATAAAACTTCAAATACGCTTACTACAGGCGTATTTACTTTGCCATCTTACATTATGGCTACGGCAACTGTATTTTACGACAAACCCCAGTATAGATTAGGTGTTAAAGTTGATAACTTAGCGGACGAAAAGTATTTTGCCGGACAAGGTGTATTGACTCCACAAATGCCAAGAACTATTGCTGGCAGCATTACATTTAAATTTTAATATTGAAGATTAAAGAAATCATTAGACAAATACACCTCTGGCTCGGATTAGCTTCCGGGCTAGTGGTGTTTATATTGGGCCTTACCGGCGCCATTTATACTTTTGAAAAAGAATTGAAAGGGGTGTTTTACCGGGACAGACTATATGTAGATGTCCCTGCAAATGGGCAGCGCTTGCCCTTAAGTACCCTATTGCCAATTGCTGAAAAAGCCTTGGGTAAGGAGCGTAAGATTTCGCGCGGAGAGTTGTCGCAAAAAGC
Encoded proteins:
- a CDS encoding TonB-dependent receptor, with amino-acid sequence MGFSQQKLQTSGAKGSIKGTVRTKDGKAAEFVTIGIKGVKSAQVDARGNYLLKDVEAGNYKLVASFVGRIVQQKEVTVVAGQTVSVDFELTESNEQLEEVVVNGGSTNKFAVKKTTTAAKMPLGNLENPQIYTTIPKTLLTEQMVTEFSMALKNSPGIYKVQGSRGINTDGASSYTMRGFRTEASLVDGVPSQTNGEIDPVNVERVELVKGPSGTLYGGAVVAFGGLINIATKKPLDTLGGELNYTTGSYGLNRISADVYGPVNKDKKLLFRMSAAYQNQNSFQDAGFKKTVFAAPAFEYRVNEKLTLNLNASFYESKGTSTPSIFLNRARKFIATTPEELNYDWQRSFTSNDIVMRNPTVNVRGQITYKISDQWTSQTIYSSNSRKSDGFYQYQFIRGAASDEMLERNVSLQNTVNTATNIQQNFVGDFKIVGLRNRLVVGLDYLNQTINNNNSPYLVFDNTSGITGDANYTRISRLAIEAGLDSLARLYKQDPKKYNFPPTKNNTKSNIYSAYASNVLNVTDKLAAMLSLRIDRFENRGTNNQITNTLVLNSSYMQTAISPKFGVVYQVLKDKVSVFGNYMNGFAYVQPVTQPDGSSGTFKPQQANQFEAGVKMELFEGKLSFTASAYDISVKNMTRSEQITVGGTNYNITVQNGTQKSKGVELELITNPIEGLNIIAGYSYNDSKLVKATTQTEGRRPPSAGPALLMNSWISYAIPHGELKGLGLGTGINYIGEHKTSNTLTTGVFTLPSYIMATATVFYDKPQYRLGVKVDNLADEKYFAGQGVLTPQMPRTIAGSITFKF